A single region of the Solwaraspora sp. WMMD406 genome encodes:
- a CDS encoding alpha-glucuronidase has protein sequence MTPAAPASRRTIDVHPAWLPAEGFRAIGSRRTLVSGDGPLVDTVHAEVRAACARFGGSVTRLSVDGDADLLLALTGSAGRGTGGDLGDEGYTLGRAGGLTTVSADSPAGLLYGLFHVVRLGESAFADDIPTRAHRPAIRRRMLDHWDNVDVHPVMGQVERGYSGGSIFWRDGAITDDLDRVRAYARLLAASGVNALTVNNVNVGPTEARLLTDRLADVATFADIFRPYGIRTHLSVTFAAPMVLGGLDTADPLDPAVRDWWAAATAQVHRAVPDFGGYVVKADSEGQPGPFAYERSHADGANLLADALAPYGGVVHWRAFVYNHRRDWRDRSTDRARAAYDHFAPLDGQFRDNAIVQVKYGPVDFQPREPVSPVIGAMPATRLAVELQVTQEYTGHQRHVCYLAPLWSEVLGFRFDGDSLEADGDTDRDRGASVAAIAARGGTLAAVSNVGNDPYWCGHPLAQANLYAFGRLGWDPTADPTALLDEWIDLTFPTGTVDEPARLRQTLHAIMDDSWHTYERYTAPLGVGFMVNPAGHYGPSVDGYEYSQWGTYHFADRDGVGVDRTRATGTGYAGQYPKPWSDVYESLADCPDELLLFFHHVPYGHVLHSGSTVIQHIYDTHFAGADEAVAMRERWQSLADVGLDPALYARVAERLDEQVRSAREWRDQINTYFFRKSGVPDAHGRHIH, from the coding sequence GTGACGCCTGCAGCACCGGCCAGCCGCCGTACGATCGATGTCCATCCGGCCTGGTTGCCGGCGGAAGGGTTCCGGGCGATCGGATCCCGGCGCACCCTGGTCTCCGGCGACGGGCCACTCGTCGACACCGTGCACGCCGAGGTACGAGCGGCCTGCGCCCGGTTCGGCGGGTCGGTGACCCGGCTGTCGGTCGACGGTGACGCCGATCTGCTGCTCGCGCTGACCGGCAGCGCGGGCAGAGGCACCGGTGGCGACCTCGGCGACGAGGGTTACACCCTCGGCCGGGCCGGCGGCCTCACCACGGTCAGCGCCGACTCCCCCGCCGGGCTGCTGTACGGGCTGTTCCACGTGGTCCGGCTCGGTGAGTCGGCGTTCGCCGACGACATCCCGACGCGGGCACACCGGCCGGCGATCCGGCGACGGATGCTCGACCACTGGGACAACGTCGACGTGCACCCGGTGATGGGGCAGGTCGAGCGCGGCTACTCCGGCGGGTCGATCTTCTGGCGCGACGGCGCGATCACCGACGACCTCGACCGGGTCCGGGCGTACGCCCGACTGCTCGCCGCCAGCGGCGTCAACGCGCTCACCGTCAACAACGTCAACGTCGGGCCTACCGAGGCACGGCTGCTCACCGACCGGCTCGCCGACGTCGCCACGTTCGCCGACATCTTCCGCCCGTACGGCATCCGGACGCACCTGTCGGTGACGTTCGCCGCGCCGATGGTGCTCGGCGGGCTGGACACCGCCGATCCCCTCGATCCGGCGGTCCGCGACTGGTGGGCGGCCGCCACCGCCCAGGTCCACCGGGCGGTGCCGGACTTCGGCGGCTACGTCGTGAAAGCCGACTCGGAGGGCCAGCCCGGCCCGTTCGCGTACGAACGCAGCCACGCCGACGGTGCCAACCTGCTCGCCGACGCCCTCGCCCCGTACGGCGGGGTGGTGCACTGGCGGGCGTTCGTCTACAACCACCGGCGGGACTGGCGGGACCGCTCCACCGACCGGGCGCGGGCCGCGTACGACCATTTCGCCCCGCTCGACGGCCAGTTCCGCGACAACGCGATCGTGCAGGTCAAGTACGGGCCGGTCGACTTCCAGCCCCGGGAGCCGGTGTCCCCGGTGATCGGCGCGATGCCGGCCACCCGGCTGGCCGTCGAGTTGCAGGTCACCCAGGAGTACACCGGTCACCAGCGGCACGTCTGCTATCTGGCACCGTTGTGGAGTGAGGTGCTCGGCTTCCGGTTCGACGGTGACAGTCTGGAAGCCGACGGCGACACCGACCGTGACCGGGGTGCGTCGGTCGCCGCGATCGCCGCCCGGGGCGGCACCCTGGCCGCCGTGTCGAACGTCGGCAACGACCCGTACTGGTGCGGGCATCCGCTCGCCCAGGCCAACCTGTATGCGTTCGGCCGACTCGGCTGGGACCCGACCGCCGACCCGACCGCGCTGCTCGACGAGTGGATCGACCTGACCTTCCCGACTGGAACTGTCGACGAGCCCGCCCGGCTGCGGCAGACGCTGCACGCGATCATGGACGACTCGTGGCACACCTACGAGCGGTACACCGCGCCGCTCGGCGTCGGCTTCATGGTCAACCCCGCCGGCCACTACGGCCCGTCGGTCGACGGCTACGAGTACAGCCAGTGGGGCACCTACCACTTCGCCGACCGCGACGGCGTCGGCGTCGACCGGACCCGGGCCACCGGCACCGGCTACGCCGGGCAATATCCGAAGCCCTGGTCGGACGTGTACGAGTCACTCGCCGACTGCCCCGACGAGCTGCTGCTCTTCTTCCACCACGTGCCGTACGGCCACGTGCTGCACAGCGGGTCGACGGTGATCCAGCACATCTACGACACCCACTTCGCCGGGGCCGACGAGGCGGTGGCGATGCGGGAGCGGTGGCAGAGCCTCGCCGACGTCGGCCTCGATCCGGCCCTGTACGCCCGGGTCGCCGAGCGCCTCGACGAGCAGGTCCGCTCCGCGCGGGAATGGCGCGACCAGATCAACACGTACTTTTTCCGCAAGTCCGGCGTCCCGGACGCGCACGGCCGCCACATCCACTGA
- a CDS encoding DUF456 domain-containing protein, with protein MDLNDTQTLVTLLSGLAILVGLVGVVVPILPGLLLCWAGVLGWAIFGGAGGGKWLIVVVATLVAVAGTAVKYLWPGRDLKRAGVPNRSLLIGGALGLVGFFVIPFIGLIVGFVLGVWLAERQRLGDFAAAWPATKRAVLAVGLAMLIEFGAALTIAGLWLLGLLVA; from the coding sequence GTGGATCTCAACGACACTCAGACGCTGGTCACCCTGCTGAGCGGGCTGGCCATCCTGGTCGGGCTGGTGGGCGTGGTCGTGCCGATCCTGCCCGGTCTGTTGCTGTGCTGGGCCGGGGTGCTCGGTTGGGCGATCTTCGGCGGCGCGGGCGGCGGCAAGTGGCTGATCGTCGTCGTGGCGACCCTGGTCGCCGTCGCTGGTACGGCGGTGAAGTACCTGTGGCCGGGGCGAGATCTCAAACGGGCGGGTGTGCCCAACCGGTCGTTGCTGATCGGCGGCGCGTTGGGTCTGGTCGGCTTCTTCGTCATTCCGTTCATCGGGTTGATCGTCGGCTTCGTGTTGGGGGTGTGGCTGGCCGAGCGGCAGCGGCTCGGTGATTTCGCCGCCGCCTGGCCGGCGACGAAGCGGGCGGTGCTGGCGGTCGGGTTGGCGATGCTGATCGAGTTCGGTGCCGCGCTGACCATCGCCGGGTTGTGGCTGCTCGGTCTGCTGGTGGCCTGA
- a CDS encoding anthrone oxygenase family protein: MDFVARPPYGGRDPTGTSFSGEGADMRDAALITAVISTGLMAGLFLAFSISVMPALARVEDRAFVEVMQLINIVILNPIFGLVFLGALVSNAVAAWQYADQPQVFGWALGGAVGYATTFLITLAVSAPLNYRLDRAGPARQLSDPGAARRAFEKVWVRWHNLRTVANVAAFGCLCIALSNS, translated from the coding sequence ATGGATTTCGTCGCCCGCCCGCCGTACGGTGGGCGGGATCCGACGGGCACCTCGTTCTCCGGTGAAGGAGCAGACATGCGGGACGCGGCGTTGATCACGGCCGTGATCAGTACGGGCCTGATGGCCGGGCTCTTCCTCGCGTTCTCGATATCGGTGATGCCGGCGCTGGCCCGGGTCGAGGACCGCGCCTTCGTCGAGGTGATGCAGCTGATCAACATCGTGATCCTGAACCCGATCTTCGGGTTGGTGTTCCTCGGCGCGCTGGTCAGCAACGCCGTCGCCGCCTGGCAATACGCCGACCAGCCCCAGGTGTTCGGATGGGCGCTCGGCGGAGCCGTCGGATACGCCACGACCTTCCTGATCACCCTCGCAGTCAGCGCCCCGTTGAACTACCGCCTCGACCGGGCCGGTCCGGCACGGCAGCTGTCCGACCCGGGTGCCGCCCGCCGAGCCTTCGAGAAGGTGTGGGTCCGCTGGCACAACCTGCGTACCGTGGCCAACGTCGCGGCCTTCGGCTGCCTGTGCATCGCCCTGTCCAACAGCTGA
- the rpmF gene encoding 50S ribosomal protein L32: MAVPKRRTSRSNTRHRRAQWKAAAPTLVTCPCPRQEKILPHRACAHCGLYRGRQIEDPR, encoded by the coding sequence ATGGCCGTACCGAAGCGCCGCACCTCGCGGTCGAACACCCGCCACCGTCGCGCCCAGTGGAAGGCGGCGGCACCGACGCTGGTCACCTGCCCATGCCCACGACAGGAGAAGATCCTGCCGCACCGGGCCTGCGCGCACTGTGGCTTGTACCGGGGGCGCCAGATCGAGGATCCGCGATGA
- a CDS encoding GTP-binding protein translates to MSGSAAGEVANETVGSAAGEVVEDRRLPVTVLSGFLGAGKTTLLNHILANREGLRVAVIVNDMSEINIDAALVRDGGSLSRTEERLVEMTNGCICCTLRDDLLVEIARLARQGRFDYLVIESSGISEPLPVAATFAFGTDDGGVLADIARLDTMVTVVDAPHLIAQLRAGESLEQRGLAAYEDDDRTIADLLVDQIEFADVILINKTDLVAPADLATVEALVTRLNPKARQLRTVRARVPMAEVLDTGRFDLEAAETAPGWVAELNGDHVPETIEYGISSIVYRAVTPFHPQRLWDLLAELDTFGVVRSKGFLWLATRPDVQALWSQAGPSARCDPAGVPVASSGEWPDDPAERADLESRWDPVFGDRCQELVFIGIGLDAERLRAALDGALLTGPELAAAGAGLAAGLVAWHELPDPFPDWDLGELDEHGHVSSQTTRTPIAAR, encoded by the coding sequence ATGAGCGGCTCCGCGGCCGGCGAGGTGGCCAACGAGACGGTCGGCTCCGCTGCCGGCGAGGTGGTCGAGGACCGCCGGCTGCCGGTGACGGTGCTGTCCGGCTTCCTCGGCGCGGGCAAGACCACGCTGCTCAACCACATCCTGGCCAACCGGGAAGGGCTACGGGTCGCGGTCATCGTCAACGACATGAGCGAGATCAACATCGACGCCGCGTTGGTACGCGACGGCGGCAGCCTGTCCCGTACCGAGGAGCGGCTGGTCGAGATGACCAACGGCTGCATCTGCTGCACGCTGCGCGACGACCTACTGGTGGAGATCGCCCGGCTGGCCCGCCAGGGCCGCTTCGACTACCTGGTGATCGAGTCCAGCGGTATCTCCGAGCCGCTGCCGGTGGCGGCCACCTTCGCCTTCGGCACCGACGACGGCGGGGTGTTGGCCGACATCGCCCGGCTGGACACCATGGTGACCGTGGTCGACGCGCCGCACCTGATCGCCCAGCTGCGGGCCGGTGAGTCGCTGGAGCAGCGTGGGCTGGCTGCCTACGAGGACGACGACCGCACCATCGCCGATCTGCTGGTCGACCAGATCGAGTTCGCCGACGTGATCCTGATCAACAAGACCGACCTGGTCGCGCCGGCCGACCTGGCGACGGTCGAGGCACTGGTGACCAGGCTGAACCCGAAGGCCCGTCAGCTGCGGACGGTCCGGGCGCGGGTGCCGATGGCCGAGGTGCTCGACACCGGACGGTTCGACCTGGAGGCCGCCGAGACCGCGCCGGGCTGGGTCGCCGAGCTCAACGGCGACCACGTGCCGGAAACCATCGAGTACGGCATCAGCAGCATCGTCTACCGGGCGGTCACGCCGTTCCACCCGCAGCGGCTCTGGGATCTGCTCGCCGAGCTGGACACCTTCGGCGTCGTACGGTCGAAGGGTTTTCTCTGGTTGGCCACCCGCCCGGACGTGCAGGCACTGTGGTCGCAGGCCGGTCCGTCGGCGCGGTGCGATCCGGCGGGGGTGCCGGTGGCCAGCTCGGGTGAGTGGCCGGACGACCCGGCCGAGCGGGCCGACCTGGAGTCCCGGTGGGATCCGGTCTTCGGGGACCGGTGCCAGGAGCTGGTGTTCATCGGCATCGGACTGGACGCAGAGCGGCTACGTGCGGCGCTGGACGGTGCTCTGCTCACCGGCCCCGAGCTGGCGGCGGCCGGAGCGGGGCTGGCGGCCGGGCTCGTCGCGTGGCAC